CCCCTCAGAAGGAAGTGATCACATCAGATGAGCTCCTGACACATCTTGGTGAGTGATGTAGTGAGGGGGGCTCTCGTGTGGAGCTCCGATGTGGGATTGAGGTTAAGGACGAGTCTGTGTCTTTTCTGTAAAGCTGAAGTATAAAAAGCAAAGATCAAAGGTTGAGAATCTTTCAGTTAAATCTTTCAGTTAAAGCACCAGCCAGTTCTGCCTAGAGTCACTACCCTGCCCACCACAATCagtggtgctgggatcaaatgtaGGACTTGGCCATCCTAGGAGGCATTGAATTGGGTGGGTCTTTCACCTCTATAAGCCTACTTATTCCTCTGAGAAATTAAAAGTCTGGATTGGTGTTTGAAAATCCATGGTCCTTCTCCAGAAGAGGGGGAAGCTGGGTTTTGGGGACGATTGGCAGGCTAGGGTAGGCTGATGAGTTTCCTGTCTTACAGGAAACTGCCTTCTGTCCATCAAACCCCAAGAGAAGTCTGAGGGCCTTCAACTTAACTTTCAGCAGGTAAGGCAAGAGGGCAGTTGATGAGGTCTGCAAGGGGACCCAGGACCTACTGAGAAGTCCTTGTGGCTGAAGGGCAGTGGACAGAGGGTCTGCAGGCTTACAAGGGGACCCTGGACCTACTGAAAACCCTTTCTGTGTGAAGGGCAGTAGACATGGGGTCTGTGGGCTTGCAAGGGGACTCTAGTCTCATTGAGAAGCTTTTGTGGTTAATTTCTCATCTTGGTACCTTCTCAGTGAAGAACAACATCTctctgtcatgaaaaaaaaaaagacattcatttTTGTATAAGATAAAGAGGATTAAGGCAGCCCAGCTGTATAGTGATGTGTGTATAGTGATGTgtgcctttaattacagcacttgggaagcagagagaggtaggtgtctgtgagttcaaggccagcctggtctacagagtgagtttcaatacagccagggctgtgtCTCACAAAAGGGGGTTTGAGATAAGAGGTGGATGAAACAAACGGTTTGTAAGAAAGCCAGACATGAAAACATGGGATGGTGGGTGCCAGGGAGGGAAAGCAAGACCAGCCATCTTGTCTTTTCTCCCACCAGAATGTGGACGATGCAATGACGGTGCTCCCTAAACTGGCCACAGGTCTGGATGTCAATGTGCGATTCACGGGCGTCTCCGACTTTGAGTATACGCCGGAGTGCAGCATCTTTGACTTGCTGGGAATACCTCTATACCATGGCTGGCTGGTGGATCCACAGGTGAGGACAGCAGGCCCTGGTGAATCTTGGCCAACCTGGCATGAATAAAGCCAAAAGGTTTTGGGGCAGGCTGGGGCATCTGGGAAGGGGAGGTTGGAGGATTTGGAGATTGAGATGACCCAGGATTCCCTGGATTCTAATGTTGGGCGGAGTCACATCCCAGGACgagaaaagcacacacaaataagatCAAGATCGGGTCTTTGGACATCAAAAGTTCAGAAACCTTTGATCATGAGAGCCACAGTCCAGTGGGTTtggttcatttccttcctttaaaaaaaagtttatatttgCTGTACCCCATTCTACTCCCCAGAGTCCTGAGGCTGTGAGTGCTGTTGGGAAACTGAGTTACAACCAGCTGGTAGAGAAGATCATCACCTGTAAACACTCTAGTGACTCCAACCTCGTGACGGAAGGTAATGGTGGTAGCCCCTTTCCTTGTAGATCTCTTACGGAGGGAAGGACACTGGAGTAGgcttattattgttgttgttttgtgtaatacagagagagagagagagaaaaaaaaaagaaaccttttttttcctttttgatataAGGTTTTGTGTAGTTCAGGGTGGCCATGAAATCACTACATAGcgcaggctagtctcaaactcctGATCTCCTGTGCCAACCTCCTGAGAGCCCAGGTTACAGACGTGCGCTCTTGCTCTGTtgggtgaatgaataaatatagcCAGGCTTTAAGGAAGGGTTTGTAGCTCAATTGTGAGGACTGGGGTGCAGCAGGGGCTCCTAGCTCTGGTTGGCTTTGGagctgaggatgattttgaacctctgattcttctgcctccagggTCCAAGTACCAGGACTACAGACATGCATTGCCAAGCCTGGcttcaacttgtgtgtgtgtggggggggggggcggctgcTGGGAGTCAGATCTGGGGCCTTGTACGTGCTAAGCATATACCCTAACCCTGAACTCCTCCAGCCTGAGGAAGGGGCTTCACAAAGTGGAACTCAGGAGAGCGCCTTAGGGCTTTTTGGACAAACCTCCTTATCTTggactttgttttatttgctttggaGTTAGGCTGGGGGTTGTGGGggcattaatttttattttgagacagggcctctctatgtAGCCCGGGCTAGGCTGGAACTGCTATGTGgaacagagatcaacctgcctctgcctagccaggcctgggattaaaggcatgcacactgCACCCaggattgaatttagggcctTTGCCCGCCTGAGCCACATGCACACCAGcccttttgatttgttttgcttttttcctatCATGGGTTTGGATTCAAGCCATGTCTCTCCTGGTTTATGCATTCTGGCAGGCTTGATTGCGGAGCAGTTCCTGGAGACCACTGCAGCACAGCTAACCTACCATGGCCTGTGCGAGCTCACAGCAACTGCTAAGGAAGATGAACTTAGTGTCTTTTTTCGAAACAACCACTTTAGCACGATGACTAAGCACAAGGTGATGGAACTTTGGAGGAGGGGAGCAGGAACCGTGTCATTTCCCCGTGCCTCTCTCCCTGGGTTCAGTGTGTCAGGCAGGATAAAATGGGTTAAGCCATGGTAACAAACGACCACTAAGATCCGTGTGGTTTACCACAGTGTTTGTTGCTAAGTCATGATGCATGTCCAGGGCAAACTGGCTACACCCTGTGTCACACCATCTTTACCCTGGGACTCTGGTTGACAAAAAAGCCTTTATATATGCAGGAAAAGAGAGTAATATAGTGCATTCCTTATCAATGCATTTGCTTGAAAATGACACTGACCAGAGCAGACCCTGAGGCATAAACCGGCTATCAAAGAGACAGGACAGTTAACCCTCTCCCAGAAAGGGGCAGTGGGGATTCCCAGAGTCAGGAGGGGAAGTGTTTTAGGAATGGAGTAGAAGAGGGATCACTGGTGCTGCGCTTCCCTCCATCCCACCCATCCCCCTTCCAGCCTATCATTCTgcagccctagctggcctagaactcaaatcTGTCTacatccagagtgctgggattaaaggtgtgcactgccacacctggccttgccttgaatttctgatcttcctgttttTCTGGTTCTCAAAGGGGTTTATGTCTGCATAcatctgaaaacacagagaaacaaggaaagataGTAGAAAACTAGATCTGGTGTGATGCCCTAGCCCCTCGGGTTCCTTAACCACAGAGCACCCAGCTGTGTTCAGATGTCCCTTCCTGCTCCCCGTAACCACACACACTTAGGAAATACCAGATGCTCACAGTGTCAAGCTCCAGTCAGTGCACAGACTGACTCAGAAGCTCTCAGGATGTACCTTGGCTGTAAGCTGCTTCTCTGTCACCTGTCCCACCAATTTGCTGTCTTTTTCTGGCTTGTGGGAGGGTGTGTTAGGCAGCATGTCCCGGGTGTCAGACCTAGGGACCTTGAGGACTTGTCAGGCACCTGATCCAGTACTCAGCTAACTTCCCGCTCTGGCTGTCTCTCCCTTTTGCAGAGTCACCTGTACCTACTGGTCACTGACCAAGGTTTTCTACAGGAGGAGCAGGTGGTGTGGGAGAGCTTGCATAACGTGGATGGTGACAGCTGTTTTTGTGACTCTGACTTCCACCTAAGTCATTCCCTAGGCAAAAGCcatggagcagaaggtgggggtGGCTCTCCAGAGAAGCAGCTGCAGGTGGACCAGGTGTGTGGGGCCTTTTGGAATGGCGCAGAACCCATTGGCGTCGAAGCTGTTTTCTATGCGTGAACTGCATGCATTATTTTGGCTGGAGCCTGTCCCACACTCGTGCCTGCTCATGTTACCCAGAAGTCATTTCCTTGCTTGGGGTGATGGATTTTCTGGCAGCACAGATAACATA
This region of Mus caroli chromosome 3, CAROLI_EIJ_v1.1, whole genome shotgun sequence genomic DNA includes:
- the Mindy1 gene encoding ubiquitin carboxyl-terminal hydrolase MINDY-1, producing MEQPQTENSAPSKATSAETVESEKHEALSGPEKHPQDKDSADADGAAGEPGDQTLPPAQDGENLECPPPEASSSPPGPACGTSPKVEAAEVCSRPQELPQSPRIQQPELDFYCVKWIPWKGERTPIITQSSNGPCPLLAIMNILFLQWKVKLPPQKEVITSDELLTHLGNCLLSIKPQEKSEGLQLNFQQNVDDAMTVLPKLATGLDVNVRFTGVSDFEYTPECSIFDLLGIPLYHGWLVDPQSPEAVSAVGKLSYNQLVEKIITCKHSSDSNLVTEGLIAEQFLETTAAQLTYHGLCELTATAKEDELSVFFRNNHFSTMTKHKSHLYLLVTDQGFLQEEQVVWESLHNVDGDSCFCDSDFHLSHSLGKSHGAEGGGGSPEKQLQVDQDYLIALSLQQQQPQGTLGLSDLELAQQLQQEEYQQQQAVQPVRTRAPSPQGRGATSGRAAGERRQRSKTESDCVLL